A DNA window from Undibacterium sp. YM2 contains the following coding sequences:
- a CDS encoding Crp/Fnr family transcriptional regulator has protein sequence MTIPHNPLQNHLLAALPQAEFDRLSLHLELVEMPLGQALYEAGGTLNYVYFPTTSIVSLLYVLESGASAEIAIVGNEGILGISLFMGGETTPSRAVVQCAGYGYRLKAQYLKDEFNRAGPFLRLLLRYTQALITQMTQTAVCNRHHSIEQQLCRWLLLSLDRLPYDSVSMTQELIANMLGVRREGVTAAAGNIQRLGLIQYSRGRIDVVDRPGLEKVVCECYAVVKLEFDRLLADIPRGDPLHVLGESDRRAAVIRPASWQVGSDRKDN, from the coding sequence ATGACCATTCCGCATAATCCTTTGCAAAATCACCTGCTCGCTGCTTTGCCGCAAGCAGAGTTTGATCGCCTGTCCCTGCATTTGGAATTGGTGGAAATGCCGCTGGGACAGGCCTTGTATGAAGCTGGTGGTACCCTGAATTACGTCTATTTTCCGACCACGTCCATCGTGTCGCTGCTGTATGTGCTTGAGAGCGGTGCTTCTGCTGAAATAGCCATAGTTGGTAATGAGGGCATACTTGGCATTTCTCTCTTTATGGGCGGTGAAACCACACCCAGCCGTGCAGTGGTGCAATGTGCAGGCTATGGCTATCGCCTCAAGGCGCAGTATCTGAAGGACGAATTTAACCGCGCCGGACCGTTTTTGCGGCTCTTGCTGCGCTATACTCAGGCGTTGATCACACAAATGACGCAAACCGCTGTATGCAATCGCCATCATTCCATAGAGCAGCAACTTTGCCGTTGGCTGCTATTGAGTCTCGACCGCTTGCCCTATGATTCTGTTTCCATGACGCAGGAATTGATAGCCAATATGCTGGGTGTCAGGCGTGAGGGGGTAACTGCTGCTGCGGGCAATATACAAAGACTGGGTTTGATACAGTATAGCCGCGGGCGTATTGATGTAGTAGATCGCCCCGGTCTGGAGAAGGTGGTCTGTGAATGTTACGCCGTTGTCAAGCTGGAATTCGATCGCCTACTTGCTGATATTCCTCGCGGTGATCCTTTGCATGTCTTGGGTGAGTCAGACCGTCGTGCTGCGGTGATTCGTCCTGCGTCTTGGCAAGTAGGATCGGATAGAAAAGACAATTGA